The stretch of DNA CTTTTCTTCATCAATAATCATCTTAGCAGGAAATCCACTAGAATAATCTCTATGTGCCAAAGTATTAGATACAATCTCTCTTAAAATTCTATCTCTTGCATTTACATTTTGTATTCCATCTAATACAAATAAATCATTTAAATGTTTTTGCCCAAATTGGATTAATCTTTCATAACTATCAATTAAATTAGTAGTAATAATATCTCTATCATCATATCTATCTTTATTTTCTATTCTAAAAATTGCATCTGTTTTATGTTGTGGAAGTACAGACATAATTGAATTATCTTTTCCAAATAGTAAAATAGAAGCTAGTGTAATTCCTTCTTTATTTGTTTCAGGATCTGTAAGAATTAAATTAGCACTTCTAAGCATCTCTTCATCAGTCTTTATCCAACTATGATTTATATTTCTAACTCTTGCCATTTCTTTGGCTTTTTGAATAATATTTGTATCTAAAAAATCTAAATTTATATTTGGATATACTTTATTTACAAAATATGAACTCTGTTTTTTTGCATACATTTTATATACTAACTCAGAATTATCAGTAATGTTAATATCTCCCTCATAAGAACGATCTAATATTTTCCCATTATGTCTACACACTTGATGACCTTCTGGTATTCTTATATAAATAATAACTTTATCTTCTATTTCAATAATTTCTGGTACTAAATATAAAGGTGGGTATATTTTTTGTGGGTTATTTACAGAAGTAATAAAATTTTTTATAATATCATTCACTTTATTTGGAAATATACCAATAATTTCCCTATTATCATTTACTCCTAATAAAATATGTCCACCATTTCTGTTATTGAAAGAACATACAGTATCAAATATATCTTTTGTTAATGCAGATTTTGATTCTTTAAATTCAACATCTATTTTTTCTCCATTTACTATTAGATTTTGTATTTCTTCCACAGTCATATTTATTTCTCCTCAACATAGCCCATTTCTTTTAAGAAAGGTTTTTTCTTTCTCCAATCATCTTTCACTTTTACCCAAAGTCCCAAATAAATTTTTTCTCCTAATTTTTCTTCTATCTCTTTTCTAGCTTCTACACCAATTTCTTTTAACATCTTACCATTTTTTCCAATGATAATACCTTTTTGAGAATCTCTTTCAACATAGATATTTATATTAAATTTATCTTTTTGTCCTTCTTTTCTCTCTACATCTATTATTTCAACTGCAACAGAATGAGGTATTTCATCTCTTGTCTTCAATAAAATTTTCTCACGAATTATCTCTGTTATTATTCTATAAGTGGACATATCTGTGTACATATCATCAGGATAGTATTTAACTCCTTCTTCTAAATAAGGGTCTATTGCTTGTAAAAGTTCACTCACTCCAAAGGCATACATACCAGAAGCAAAAATTATTCTATCAAAACCTCCTAATTTTTCTTCTATCTCTTGTAATTTTTCTTCTTTTTGTTTATCAGAAATCAAATCAACTTTATTCACAAGTAAAATTCTAGGTTTCTTTTTAGCACTTTCATTAATTCTATCCATTACAAACATATCCCCAGTTCCTATTGGTTTAGAGGCATCAATTAAGAAAAGTATTACATCTACATCTTTTAAAATTTTAATAGCTATATTTGTCATATATTCACCTAAAAGATGTTGTGGTTTATGTATTCCTGGTGTATCTATAAAAATATATTGATTATCCTTAAAATTTAAAATTCCTTTTATATTATCTCTTGTTGTTCCTGCTTTATCAGAAACAATGGCAACCTTTTCAGACACAAGTCTATTTATTAAAGTTGATTTCCCAACATTTGGTCTACCTACAACAGCTATAAATCCTGCTTTCATTTATTATTTATCTCCTATTCCTATCTCAAAATATATTTTTCTAATATTTTCAATTAAGTCCTTTTCATCTTCCTGCATACAATTTTTTAAAGTTTTAAAATCTAAATTATATCTTTTCAAATCTGAAATAAAAGTTGATTTTCCATATACTCCAAATAAAAATCTTTTTTCAGAAGCATATTTTTCATAATAATTTCTTAACTCTTTTTCCATTTCATTATTTATATCATAGCTAATAATTTTATTATTTCTTACTATAATAATTTTTTGAAAATTATATTTTATTAAATCTTTAATTTGAATTTCAAAGATATTGACAAGACTTATTTTATATTCAACTATCATTTTTGAAATAAGCATTAACCTCATCTCATTAAAATTGTCTGACAAAGAATTTATAAAATCTTGATATTCTTTTTTTCTAAATACAATCTCACTTTTTGAATTATTTTTACTACTAATTTTATCTTTTGATATTTTATATTCAAAAATCTTTTCTATGTATCTATTTTTTAAAAGAAACTTATAAAAACCTCTTATAGTGCTATACTTTCTATTAAAAGTAGCCACCTTATAATTTTTTTCTACATCAGAGAAATACTCATTAAATATTTTTTCATCAGTGTCTAAAATATCTATATTTTTGGCTTTTAAAAATTCAAGATATTCATTTATATCTAATTTATAGGCTTCAATAGTAGATTGTAATAAATTCTTTTTTACTGCTAAATTTTCTGTGTATTTTTCTAAAATGTTCACATTATCCCTCATTTAACATTTTATTTGCTATTTCTAAAACTTCATCATTAATTTTCTCTCCAACTAACATTCTTCCAATTTCTTTTATTCTTTCATCAGGGGATAATTTCTTAACTCTACTGATAGTCTTAGAATTTTCCACATATTTTTCTATATAGAATTGTTGAGATGCTTTAGAGGCTATCACTGGGGAGTGAGTAATTGAAATAATTTGAGTATTATCTCCAATTTCTTTAAGTTTTAAAGCTATTTTTCTAACAGTCTCGCCACCTATACCTGTATCAATTTCATCAAAAATTAAAATAGGTATATTATCCACCTTTGAAAAAATAACTTTAAGTGCAAGCATAACCCTGCTAACTTCTCCACCAGAGGCTATTTTATTTAATGGTTTTAAATCTTGTCCTATGTTAGTTGAGATAAAAAATTCAACTTCATCATAGCCATCATTAGTCATTTTTTCCAATTTATTTATTTGCACTTTTAACTTAGCATCTTCCATATTTAAAAATTTTAATTCATTTAATAGCTCATTTTCAATTTTTACTGCTATTTCTTTTCTTGAATTTGTTAATTTTTCTGCTAATTTATCATATTCTGCTTTAATTTTATTAAGCTCCTTCTTTAACTCTTTTGTCTTAAAATCTCCACTATCTATATCAGACAGTTTTTCTTTTAAATCTTCTCTATAAGCTATAAGTTCTGGTAATGTTCTCTTATACTTTTCTTTAATTCTTTTTAAAGTATTCATTCTACCAGCAATCTTATCTAGATCACTTTCATTTACATCTATACCTTTGGAAATATCTTCAATTTCCCCGGCACAGTCTTCCAATTCATAATAAGCATTTTCCATTCTTTTTGCTAACTCTGTGTATCTTTCATCATATTTTCCAAGATATTCTATATTTCTTATAGAATTTATTATTAAACTTAGTGCAGAATCATCATCATCTTTTAGATATTCTAAACTTTCATAGACTTTTTCTCTAATTTTTTCTGCATTAAACACTCTTTTATATTCAGCCTCTAAAAGTTCATCTTCTCCATCTTTTAACTTTAATTTCTCTATTTCTTCAAGTTGATATTCATAAAATTCTTTTTTTTCTAAGGTTTCTTTTTTTTCTCTTTCAATATCTTCTATCTTAGCACTAATTTCTCTATATTGAGATAAAAGATTTACTAAATTTTCTTTTAAATCTTTTTCATCTTTATTAAGAAAACTATCTAAAAGTTTTATATGATTATTTTTATTAAGTAACATTTGATGTGAATGTTGTCCCACAATATCAACAAGAGTTGAAGCTATTTCTTTTAAATCTACCAAAGTTACTCTGACATTATTTACAAAAGCTCTTGCTTTACCACTTCTACTGTAAGACCTTCTTATAATTATTTCATCTCCATCAATATCTATTCCCATAGCTTCAAGCCTTTTCTTTTGTTCTTTATCAACATCAAAAACACCTTGTGCAACAAGATTTTCTTCTCCGTCTCTAATCATATCAACACTGGCTTTTTCTCCGATAAGCAGATTAATTCCACTTAATATAATGGATTTCCCTGCACCTGTTTCCCCTGTTAAAACTATAAAACCTTTGTCAAACTCAATATCTAACTCATCTATAATAGCTAAATTTTCTATTTTTAGTTCTCTTAGCATAAGTTTTCTCCCCATTTAAGTTTTTCTCTTAAAACACTATAATAATTTCTTGCATCTGGAAGAACAATTTTCAAACTTTCCTTTGAATAAGAAATCTCTACTTCATCTTCAATATTTATTTTATGATAAGTATGTCCATCTATATTTACAATACCAAATTCACTTGGTCCTGCTAAAGTCAAGATTATTTTTACATCACCTGATAAAATTATAGGTCTTGTATTCAAATTATGAGGTGCTATTGGTGTTATTAAAAACAATTTTAATTCAGGAGTTACAATAGGTCCCCCAGCAGATAATGAATAAGCTGTTGAACCTGTTGGAGTACAAATAATTACACCATCTCCTTTAAATTTACCTAAAAATTTATCATTCACATAAATTTCAGAGGATACTATATTTCTTTTTATATTATCCTTTGTTAAAAATACTTCATTTAAAGCATTATATTTCTTTTTTCCTATACTTACAGTAAAAAAATACCTTTCTTCAATATTCACTTTACCTTTTAATATATTTTCAAATATTTCTTTATATTGGTCTTTTCTGATTTCTGTAAGATAACCTAATGACCCAGAGTTAATTGCAATTATTTTAACTTTCCTATCTTTTATATTTTTAAAAGTTCTAAGAAGAGTTCCATCTCCTCCTATAACTACTATATACTCAGCTTCAGATAGTTTTTTGTTATTTAAAATTTCAAATTCTTTTTTAGATTTTAAAAATTTTAAAAGTTCATTATAGATTTTTTTAGCATTTTCTTTATCTTCATTATAAATAATACTTAATTTTATCATTTCCTCAATTCCTTTAAAATGTTGGTAATGGATCAATAGGTCTTAAATTTGCTCTTAATTCATAATATAGATTAGGCTCTTTATCACTAGATAAACCTAATACCCCTATTGTTTGCCCTGAACTTACCTTTGAATTTAAATTAACTTTTACAGCAAGTAAATTTCCATACACTCCTATTATTCCACTTCCATAGTCTATCATAACAACTTTTCCTAAGCCTTGGAACTTATCTGCATAAATAACTGTTCCAGCCTTAGAAGCAACTATTGGATTTCCTAGTTTACCTTTAATTTCTATACCATTACTTTCAACAACCCCTGCTTTCTTTTGTCCAAAGTAAACAACTATTTGTCCATTTAATGGTTTGATTGTTTTTCCTATTCTCTTATATGCCTCTGGATTACTTATCTTTGGCATATCCATAGTGGTAGTAGTAACCTTTGTAGTTCCTTTACCCTTGCCTTTATTCTTATTTTTAGCTGCCTTTTCTCTTGCAGCTTTTTCAGCAGCTTTTCTAGCATTTTCTCTTATAATTCTTTCAATTTCTTTTGAAATTCTTTGTTTTTCTTTCTTTAACTTTTCAATAGATGATTGATGTCCTTTCTTTTCAACTTGTAGTTTTTCTTTTAATTTCTTTTGTTCTTCTTTTTTGGCATCACTTTTTCTTAAATTTTCTCGAAGTTCTGCTTCAAGTCTGTCCAATTTCTTTTTTTCTGCTTCTATCTTTTCTTTTACTTCTTTAATACTACCTGTTACTTTTTCTATATGTCCCATTCTTTCCAAATCACCATGTAGCATTTCTCTATAATTTTTAGTAAGTAACACTTTTTCATCTATTTCTTTATTATGTATCTTGCTGTATTTATCCCAAGCAATGATTTTGGCTATAAATTCAGATTCTTTTCTATCATGTTCTACTTCTGATATTTCTAAGTTTTTTCTACTATAGTCTATATTTTTCTTGACTACTGTTATTTCATCTTCTATCTCTTTTCTTTCATGTTCCAGCTTTTTGATTTCATCTTCTAAATCTTTTATCATTTTCTCAAGTTTAGAAGTTTCTGTATCTATTGCTTTTATACGAGTATTTTTCTTTGCAATTTCCTTATCTATATTTTTCAATCTTTTATTCATATCATTTACAGAAGCTGGATAAATACTTGCTGATAAAAGAAAAAATGTTAAAAGTATTTTAGTCCTCATCATCTTCAAACTCATCGTCATAATCCCCATCTTCTTCATCATCGTCATAAACACTGTCATAAAATTCATCATCAAGTTCGTCATCGTCATCTTCTTCATCAGCATACTCTATTCTTCCAACATTTGCAGGAATTAACCAAACTAAAAGATTCAAAATTACTATTGCTCCAAGATGCCATAAAATAATTTCTTTTAAAGATAACATTGATGAATTGAAATTTGCATTAGATACATATCTTCTAAAAAGTACATATATATTAAAAAATATTAAAGTCCCTATCACAGTTGACATAGTAAAAGATAGCAGATTTCTAATTTTGGATTTCCTTATATTTTCAGCATAATCAAGCCCTGTGTTAGCATTATTTAAAAATTCTATTGCAACTCCAAAGTTAAATATAATTATTGTAATAAGTGCTATAAAAAATGAAAAAATACCACTTCCTATTTGTGCTATTGAAGTTATAAAACCTTGCTCTTTGGATTGCTTTAAATAAGATTCATCTTTATATACTTCTTTCACTTCTTCTCTAGCTTCAATGACTTCCTGAATATGCCCTAAAAGAGTTGAATCTTTTACAGAGATTACCAATGAATCTGTAAGAGGGTTACTTGATTCAGGAATTGAAATATTAAGTTCATTTTGTAGATTCTTAAAACTTTCAGATTTATCCATAAATCTCACTGAACGAACTCCATTTATTCCTAATATATATTTTTCTATTTCATTCTTTTTTTCATTATCAAGATTATTCTGTAAATCTGCTATTATAAAAGAATTAAACATTTTTTCATTAGTTAAATTCCTTAAATTTAATGAAAAACTTATAAAAATATTTAATGCAACAACTGTAATTACAACTGCATAAAATACTCTATTTTTTAATCTATTTATATAAGGAATACCTTTCAATCCATAACCAAATAACTTATACATAATAACTCCTTCTGACTTTAATTAACTTTTCAAATTTAATCTATTTTATATTCTAACATATATTTTTAATTTTATAAATAAAAAACCTTTTAAATTTATATTAAAAAATACAAATTTAAAAGGTCTTATTTCATGCTAGCATTTTTTCAAAATTTATTAGTTACCAGCTCTTAAAGCTTGAATTTTTTCAAAATCAGAAATAACAGATTTTTGTTGTTCCATTTCAGCTTCTAATTTCTTTAAAGCATCTTCATATTTAGAAGCTAATTCTTGATATTGAGATTTGTAGAATCTTGTGTTAGCTTCTGCTTGAAGTTTTTGAGCTCTTTGAGATAATTCATTGTAAACTTGTTCATTTTGTGCTAATGCTTGTTTAGCAGCGTCAGCTTGTGCTGCTTCTTCATTAAATCTTGCTTCTTCTTGAGATGCTAAGTTTTGGTATTCAGCGTCTAATGCTTGTAATTCACCTACCAAACTTGCTGCATCAGTTGCTGCAAATGCTGAAGCAGAAACTGCTAATACTGCTAATAATAAAAATTTTTTCATTTTTGTTACCTCCCAAATTAAATTATAATAAATTATTTCTTATATTGACAATTATACATAAAATTTTAAAAAATTACAATATTTTTTTTATTATCTTTATTTTTATTCTTTTGTACCTACTCCTATATTCTTATTTTCTTTCTTTTTTACAATATTTACAGGTTCTTTAGGTTTCACTGTTTCATTTGCTATATCTTCTATTAATTGGTTATAAACTTGACTAAATATATTTCTTTTAACATCTGACAATATAGTTTCTCTTGCTTCATCATAAGCAGCTTGTCTTGCTTCTTCTTTATCCTTTAAATAAATGATGTGGAAACCTTCTTGTACAGGAATAGCTTTTTTTATTATAATATTCTTTTCATTTTCTTTTAAAATCTCTTCTGCTATTACTGGATGAATTTCTGTTATAGATAAAAATTCATCTGTCATTCCTTTTGCTCCTTGACCCTTTTCATCATTTTTTTCTTTAAGTTCATTGAAATTCTCTACATTTACATCTTTTAATATTTCTTCAGCTTTAGCTAAATCTCTTACAAATATAGTGTCAAGTTTTACTTTTTCAGCAAATTTATATAATTCTTTATTTTCTTCATATATTTTTTTTAATACTTTTTCTTCTATATTTGTATTTTCAACAATTTTAGCAGCTTCTCTTTCTAAATAATATCTTATGAAAAGACTTTCAGATTGTAAGTTTAATTGTTCAATTTCATAATTTGTATATTGAGCTTCTTTTGCTTTTTTTAATAAAATACCATGTAAGACCTTATCTTCTTCCATCTTCCCCTCCAAAATTTTTATTAAACTTTAATTCTTTTATAATGCTATCACATTTTACAATATTTTTCAAGAAATTCTATTCATTTTTAAAATATTTTTATT from Fusobacterium simiae encodes:
- a CDS encoding murein hydrolase activator EnvC family protein, which translates into the protein MSLKMMRTKILLTFFLLSASIYPASVNDMNKRLKNIDKEIAKKNTRIKAIDTETSKLEKMIKDLEDEIKKLEHERKEIEDEITVVKKNIDYSRKNLEISEVEHDRKESEFIAKIIAWDKYSKIHNKEIDEKVLLTKNYREMLHGDLERMGHIEKVTGSIKEVKEKIEAEKKKLDRLEAELRENLRKSDAKKEEQKKLKEKLQVEKKGHQSSIEKLKKEKQRISKEIERIIRENARKAAEKAAREKAAKNKNKGKGKGTTKVTTTTMDMPKISNPEAYKRIGKTIKPLNGQIVVYFGQKKAGVVESNGIEIKGKLGNPIVASKAGTVIYADKFQGLGKVVMIDYGSGIIGVYGNLLAVKVNLNSKVSSGQTIGVLGLSSDKEPNLYYELRANLRPIDPLPTF
- the recN gene encoding DNA repair protein RecN; this translates as MGRKLMLRELKIENLAIIDELDIEFDKGFIVLTGETGAGKSIILSGINLLIGEKASVDMIRDGEENLVAQGVFDVDKEQKKRLEAMGIDIDGDEIIIRRSYSRSGKARAFVNNVRVTLVDLKEIASTLVDIVGQHSHQMLLNKNNHIKLLDSFLNKDEKDLKENLVNLLSQYREISAKIEDIEREKKETLEKKEFYEYQLEEIEKLKLKDGEDELLEAEYKRVFNAEKIREKVYESLEYLKDDDDSALSLIINSIRNIEYLGKYDERYTELAKRMENAYYELEDCAGEIEDISKGIDVNESDLDKIAGRMNTLKRIKEKYKRTLPELIAYREDLKEKLSDIDSGDFKTKELKKELNKIKAEYDKLAEKLTNSRKEIAVKIENELLNELKFLNMEDAKLKVQINKLEKMTNDGYDEVEFFISTNIGQDLKPLNKIASGGEVSRVMLALKVIFSKVDNIPILIFDEIDTGIGGETVRKIALKLKEIGDNTQIISITHSPVIASKASQQFYIEKYVENSKTISRVKKLSPDERIKEIGRMLVGEKINDEVLEIANKMLNEG
- a CDS encoding RNA-binding domain-containing protein, coding for MTVEEIQNLIVNGEKIDVEFKESKSALTKDIFDTVCSFNNRNGGHILLGVNDNREIIGIFPNKVNDIIKNFITSVNNPQKIYPPLYLVPEIIEIEDKVIIYIRIPEGHQVCRHNGKILDRSYEGDINITDNSELVYKMYAKKQSSYFVNKVYPNINLDFLDTNIIQKAKEMARVRNINHSWIKTDEEMLRSANLILTDPETNKEGITLASILLFGKDNSIMSVLPQHKTDAIFRIENKDRYDDRDIITTNLIDSYERLIQFGQKHLNDLFVLDGIQNVNARDRILREIVSNTLAHRDYSSGFPAKMIIDEEKIIIENSNLAHGIGELNLFKFEPFSKNPPISKVFREIGLADELGSGIRNTYKFTELYSNTKPIFEEGNIFRTIVPIARIATKKVGIKDVAQDVAQDVAQ
- a CDS encoding permease-like cell division protein FtsX, producing MYKLFGYGLKGIPYINRLKNRVFYAVVITVVALNIFISFSLNLRNLTNEKMFNSFIIADLQNNLDNEKKNEIEKYILGINGVRSVRFMDKSESFKNLQNELNISIPESSNPLTDSLVISVKDSTLLGHIQEVIEAREEVKEVYKDESYLKQSKEQGFITSIAQIGSGIFSFFIALITIIIFNFGVAIEFLNNANTGLDYAENIRKSKIRNLLSFTMSTVIGTLIFFNIYVLFRRYVSNANFNSSMLSLKEIILWHLGAIVILNLLVWLIPANVGRIEYADEEDDDDELDDEFYDSVYDDDEEDGDYDDEFEDDED
- a CDS encoding adhesion protein FadA, encoding MKKFLLLAVLAVSASAFAATDAASLVGELQALDAEYQNLASQEEARFNEEAAQADAAKQALAQNEQVYNELSQRAQKLQAEANTRFYKSQYQELASKYEDALKKLEAEMEQQKSVISDFEKIQALRAGN
- a CDS encoding site-specific integrase, which encodes MNILEKYTENLAVKKNLLQSTIEAYKLDINEYLEFLKAKNIDILDTDEKIFNEYFSDVEKNYKVATFNRKYSTIRGFYKFLLKNRYIEKIFEYKISKDKISSKNNSKSEIVFRKKEYQDFINSLSDNFNEMRLMLISKMIVEYKISLVNIFEIQIKDLIKYNFQKIIIVRNNKIISYDINNEMEKELRNYYEKYASEKRFLFGVYGKSTFISDLKRYNLDFKTLKNCMQEDEKDLIENIRKIYFEIGIGDK
- the era gene encoding GTPase Era, translated to MKAGFIAVVGRPNVGKSTLINRLVSEKVAIVSDKAGTTRDNIKGILNFKDNQYIFIDTPGIHKPQHLLGEYMTNIAIKILKDVDVILFLIDASKPIGTGDMFVMDRINESAKKKPRILLVNKVDLISDKQKEEKLQEIEEKLGGFDRIIFASGMYAFGVSELLQAIDPYLEEGVKYYPDDMYTDMSTYRIITEIIREKILLKTRDEIPHSVAVEIIDVERKEGQKDKFNINIYVERDSQKGIIIGKNGKMLKEIGVEARKEIEEKLGEKIYLGLWVKVKDDWRKKKPFLKEMGYVEEK
- a CDS encoding NAD(+)/NADH kinase, which gives rise to MIKLSIIYNEDKENAKKIYNELLKFLKSKKEFEILNNKKLSEAEYIVVIGGDGTLLRTFKNIKDRKVKIIAINSGSLGYLTEIRKDQYKEIFENILKGKVNIEERYFFTVSIGKKKYNALNEVFLTKDNIKRNIVSSEIYVNDKFLGKFKGDGVIICTPTGSTAYSLSAGGPIVTPELKLFLITPIAPHNLNTRPIILSGDVKIILTLAGPSEFGIVNIDGHTYHKINIEDEVEISYSKESLKIVLPDARNYYSVLREKLKWGENLC
- a CDS encoding peptidylprolyl isomerase gives rise to the protein MEEDKVLHGILLKKAKEAQYTNYEIEQLNLQSESLFIRYYLEREAAKIVENTNIEEKVLKKIYEENKELYKFAEKVKLDTIFVRDLAKAEEILKDVNVENFNELKEKNDEKGQGAKGMTDEFLSITEIHPVIAEEILKENEKNIIIKKAIPVQEGFHIIYLKDKEEARQAAYDEARETILSDVKRNIFSQVYNQLIEDIANETVKPKEPVNIVKKKENKNIGVGTKE